Within Enterobacter sp. RHBSTW-00175, the genomic segment CACGCGCATGGTTTGCACACTGATATTCTGCTGAACCACTGAGAACGCGCTGATCACGATGTTGGCTGGCGGCGACTGGTTCCCTGGTGGAATAACACTCACCGGGCGCTGGTCGATGATGGCGCCGGTATCGATACGGGCATATTTATCCGGGTCATGCCACGCACCGGTAATGGAGAAAGTGCCATCATTTTTATCGGAGACACTGACAACACGATACTGCTGTGCGTAGAGCTCGTCTGACTCAACTACCCATACTGCTTCAGCTTGAGGCGTCTCGCTGTACGTAGTGGTGACCGTAACAGTTTCTCCGTTTACGGCCTGAATTGTCCTGCTCTGTGAAGCTCCGGATGGAAGGTTGAGAATAAGGCGATCGCCTGCTGTTGCATCAGCAACGCGGTCAAGTTTGATAACGCGACCGTTAACCGCACTGATTCGACCACCCATAACCTTTCCGGACAGCAGCTCGTCTGCCACAGCGATGATGTACCCTGGCTGAGGAATATTGCCGTCCAGGCCAACATCGAAGGAAACAACGCGATCTTTATTATTGGTCAGTATGCCCCAGCGGCCCTTTCGGTTTGCTTCTGACTGCCTGGTGCAGCCGATGGCTGTCATTTCCAGTTGATTGAATCCGTACCGAGCTACCAGAGTCTGCTCAAACACAGGCTCCATTGCATCTGCATAAGCATTCGCCGGGTCAGACCAGGACACAAGCGCATTGGTATATCGGCTTTTTGATGTGCTGCTGGAATAATTGAAAACACCGTCGATCACATTGCTGCGGTTATACGTGTAATCAATATCCCGTGGCATGTCGGCTAGGGCAACAATTTGATCGCCCCCCCAATAGGTCATGCCACGGAAGATAGCAGCAAAATCGCGCAGGACTGTGTAAGCATCGTTCCGATCCTGAATATACACGTTGCAGATATACCGCGGCTCTGTACCACTGCCACCTTTACCGTCAGGCACTTGCTGATCGCAATACTGGGCTACCTGGTACAGTGTCCATTTATCAATGTTCGCCGCCGTCAGGCGGTTCCCAAGTCCGAAGCGGTCGGATACCACCAGATCGTAAAAAATCCATGCCGGGTTATCCGTCCACGCCCACTTAAATGCCCCGGTCCATGTGCCGCTGTAAGTCCTCGTTTCAGGATCATAAACATCAGGCACTCGAATGACGCGGCCACGCGGCTCACAGGAAATCTGCGGGATGGAGCCATTGAACTGGCTGGAGTCGAATTCAATGTATAACAGCGCGGTATTAGGGTAGCGCAACTTGGCGTCAATCACTTCAGTGAAGCTCTGCAACGTCATGGTGTCGCCAATTTTCGCGCTGTTTGCATCAGCGGTAATCTTGCGCAGGCGTATTGTCCAGGTGCTGCCCGCCTGAGGTAAATCAATTCGGTGGCTACGCTCATAACCGGACGTGGTTTTTCCAGTCACGCTGGTGTTTAACACCGTCTTCCATGTGCCACCGTCAGTCTGTAGGTCAATGGCATAATTGACAGAATTACCAACCAGGTCGCCGTCATCCTCCTGTTTGAAAAGTGAAGGCCATTTCAAGCGCAGGCGAACTGCTGAAAGCTGAGTATTGGTAAACGTGCGCGCCCAGGCGGTAGCGCTTGAAACTTCGGTTCCCACACTGATTTCATTTTCGGTACCAGGGATACCCTGAATATATTTCTGAGCCTGTGTCCCAGCACGGAACTCCCAGGTGACACCGCTAAAGTTTTGGGAGCCATCGGCATTCTCCAGCGCAGTTCCGTCCAGATAGATATTTTTGCCGGTTAGCTGTCCTGCAAACTCGCCTTCCCCCAGCGCGAGAAGGATTTTCGCCTTTGCTACAGATTGCAGATCATCAGGCTGCTCTGTAGGGGTTCGTGAACTGGAGCTGCCGCCCTTGCGGCCTTTAATTGGGGTTGCTGTAGCCATATCGCGCCCATAAAAAAAGCCACCCTGAGATGGCCTGATGGAAAGAAAATCGTTACTGCTGATCTTCGACGTAGATACCGGCGGAAATTATCGCCCCGCCAATGAGTCGCTTGCCGTAAAGCAGCGGTACCGGATTACCCTGTGCCGTTGTATTAGTGACACCACCGAAGGCATAGCTGGCTTTATTATCAGCCGACTGCTTGCTGGCCAATCCTTTTGTTTGTGGTGAGAGCATCTGGATCACCCCTCCGAGCGCGAGTGCGGCCCCCACCTGGAAAACAACATTACTGGCCCAGATTGCCGCCCCCCACGGAGCGAACGCGGCGACGGCGATCAGTGCAGCACCCAGAATGGTCTGCATCAACCCGCCACGCTTGCTGCCAATGATGACGGGTGCGATACGGATATCATCGCCACCTTCATCCATTTCCAGCGCTTTCTGATCCAGATTCTGCTTACCACTGAAAACGGCATAGGTCAGTCCACGCTGTCGACTGTTATTCAGGAACCTTTCAAAGCCAGGAACAATGACACATAACGCCCTCACCGCTTCCCTGGCTGACGATACAGCAAGCTGATATTCACGCCCAAAAGTTGCCCCCAGAACACCGTAAAGGCGAACCTTTCTTACTGATTCAGACATGTTTGCTCCCAATAAAAAACCCGCCGTAGCGGGTTATTTTTATCATTTACACTTTTCAATCCAGTCTCTGACGAATGTTGTCGGCCTCATGCTGTCCACATAATACTCGCGATAAAACGCCGTTCTTCCGTTGTCAGATACACTGAGATTTACGATAAAACTCTGCCTTCCTGAATAAGCTCCAAATGAATTTTTCCCATTTACATAACCGCAGACATAGCCAGTGAGTACACCGCCAGAAGCATCCCCTCTCTGGTAAAATTTCGATGACTCAAACTTAACTGAGTCTGGATCTTTCATCATTGAGGATATTTTCTTTTCGGCAAATGTTATTGCATTACCCGGAGATGGGGGTAAATGGTTATTTATGATTGCAAATGCAGCGAATAAAACTATCAATACAACAATGGTAATTATTGCTTTTTTCATATCCTGATTCCTTTCTAAAAAATTAAGACGAGAATAACAGGATAAAATGTAACAACAAAACTCAGAAACCACGTTCACAGGTTAGAGATCATCTCATAAGATTTTTAAATCTTACGATCTTCATTGTGCGCTCAATCCAGTATCCGCCATACGGCACTCGCTGGCTCAGATGGCCGTACAGATGATGCAGTAGCATATTGCCATCAAGCAGGATCCCCGCATGATTCCACTTATCGGCCTGGAGCTGCATGATCACCATATCGCCTGGTTGTGGCGGCCCGTCGAATTCCCGGAATCCACACTCATACCAGCAATCCTGGTAAAAGTTGTCAGGATAGTCGTTTTCCCACCAGGGATAATCTACCCGGTAATCTTTCAGCTCAATGCTGTGTTCCTGCCGGAAATAACTCATTACGAGCCCCCAGCAGTCCAGGTGACCAAGTACAAAAGGACGTTGCAGCAGCGGCAGTTCTCCGCGAGGCTGTATAGTACGTAAGTCTCCTTCGGGCCAATTCACAATATGCCAGGGCAAAAGAGTTAAATCACACTGCGCCTTGTCCAGCTCACTCGGTTGCGTGGTGGCGTCTGGATGACTGTGGACTATTCCTGTAATGGCTCCCCAATCCTCAGCCGATGCATAATCTTCGGGACAAAGGTGAAATTGCTCCGTTGGCTGAGCAGCCATGTTCCGGCATGGGAAATAACGCTCAACCCGGTTTTTCTGCGCCACTACGCCACAGCATTCGCGCGGATACTCCGCTGCGGCGTGCGCCATGATCGCATCAATAGTTTTCTGACGCATATCAGCTCCTGATTAATGACGTTCCGGGGAAGCCTCCAAATGGAAGCTCATTACCTTCACCGTGACGGAGTTCGCAGGCAGAAAGTGTTCCGTTGCATTCATCCAGAGAAGGGTCGCTTACCGGTTTGTTGTTTTTGTCAAAATACTGCGTTCCCGCATAGTCGCAGCCATCGCCGCTACGGTATTTATTACGAATACACCAGGTGCAAAGGGAATGTAGCTGGCGCGTTGGGATCATCATTCCCTGTACGTCCATCGGACTGGATAGAACAAACTGCACCGTCTCATTTGTCTCACCAGTCCTGCCATCGATGTACCATGTCTGGCGTTTTTCCTGCGTCGGGTTCGCCAGGGGATTTCCTGACGGGAAGTTACGATCATCCAGATACTTTGCCATCGTGTCGTGAATGACAACACGCGCCAGGACAAGATCGTCATACGCAAGACAAAGAGCGGTGATCGAGCTGTCCAGATTGGCAACTGAAAGTTTGGGTTCGGCGCTGGTACCATCCGTGGATTTTTCCAGCCCCTCTATCTGATATGGCCACGCCTTGTATTCAGTGCCCTGCCACCAGATTGATTTGGGCGGTAGCCGAGTTTCATCACCACCAGCGGCGGCAATCTCTTCTGGCGTATGTGGGATGTTGTAAGCGTGAAAATACATCACATCAGACATACCAAACGCTGTGCCGTCCACTTCAATCAGCCGGATATCATTACCCGGCTCCAGTTTTTGATAATCAGCGTTAAGACTCATGGTGCGAATGCCTGTTCAAACGTTGCTGAAACAGAAAGCAGTTTGTTGCCAAGAACAACCTTCTGTAGAGAATTGGCCTGAACTCGCCACAGGGCGAGCTCTCCGAATGGCGGTGTGAAGATGAACGATTTGGTTTTGTGGCGGCGAAGAAAGGTGTAGATCTCCAGCCCTTTTTCAGGTCGTCCCCTGAACGAATATTCAAAAATCAGCTTTTCATCATTCAGACCGGAGCCGCTCACCTGCTCATAACCATCACCAAATTTCGCTTTCCGGATGGTGTCTTCACTTTTGGTGGTGGGCTGGCTTGCCGACTGGATCCCCCACGTAAATGTTTCAATTGCCATGTTTACCTGACCTTCATCGCATTCCAGATAATCCCGCCCGGACGCGAAGCCTTGCGGATGCCGTCCTGAACTGATTTATCGATAACCTGCTGATAAGCGCGACCGAGTTGGTCACCCTGTGACTGCTGCTGTCCTCCCTGCTGCTCAGTCGTCACATTGACAGGCGCGTACACACTGATGCCGAACGGCACACCGACACTGGAAGAGGAACCGCCCCCCACATAGCCACCACTGGCGTATCCCTTCATCATTCTGTAGAGATTACCCACGCCAATCCGTGAGGTGGATTCTTTGTTAAAGACAAACTCGCCGCGGTGTACCACACCAGCAGGCTCATATTTACCGCCGGAACCGGTATAACCACCACCAGCAAACCCAATAGCAGAGCCAACTGCTCCGACGATCCCCACGCCCGCCTGTTTGATAGCGATCTGCGCCAGCATCGAGAGTGTTGACCGGGTAAAATCAGCCCATTTTGCCTTGCCAGTGGTCAGCATATTGGCAAGGTTTTGCGTCATTCCGTCGAAGGTGTTGGCCGCCACAGACTTCATCTGACCATAAGCGTCACCCGCAGAATCGGCATAATCCGCCCAAGCTGATTTCGCCCCAGAAAGCCAGTCGCCTCGCAACTTATCCTGTTCTGCATAGTATTTTTTGAGAGCAGCCGATTCCTTCAGATAACCAGCATCTTCCAGTGTACCCACTGCATTAATCCACCCCTGACGTAGCTGAGCCTCTTCGTTCATACGCTGAGCCTGTCGGCTACTTAATCCTGCGCTGCTCTGAAGTGAAGAGGTTTTTTCATCCATCTGGGTGACGTATTTTTGTGAAGTATCCTGAAGACGGTTAAGGCGTTCCTGAGCGGCAATCTGATCGCCCAGTTTTGCATTCATCTCCGCGCGCGAAAGCACTTCATCCTTACTGGCCAGCAGGGATTTTTCTTCCACAGAGAGGGGGCGTTTTTTTGCGGCCTCTTCCAGAACGGAGAAGCGGGCCTGCTGCCGCCAGAGCTCCTGCCGCTGCTGGCTGATAGTGTCATTGATACCCTTGTGCTCTTGCAGTGTGCGTAACTGCGTCTCAAGCTCCATCGTCTGTGCGGTGGCGGTATCGGTCGCCCGGGTGCCGGCGGGTGTTCTGACCGTGGCAGTCTTTTTCGACGGCTTCTTGAGAGTATCCTCATACTCTTTTTTCGCCGCAGCCAGGTTGATGTTGTAGTCGGCCTGGAGGATCCGGCCATCCTTCAGAGCCTTGTTAAGCTCATTCTGGCGGGCCGTGTACTTTTCCAGTGCGCTTTGTGTTTTGGCGTAATTGGACTGGGCCTGCGCGGCGTACTTTAGGCGGTCAGATTCAGCAGCCGCTTCACGCGATGCATTATCTTGCTTCTCCTTCTCAGCTCCGGCCTTGCGCCTGGCATTTTCAAGCTCAACTCTCGCTGTTTCTCGATCATTCCAGTAAAGATCGCGTGCCTGAGAATTGACATAACCATCATTTTTACGAAGGTTCCAGATTTCATCCGCTTTCTTAAAGGCGGCTTCTGCCTTTGCCACCATCTCCTGCGCAGTATCAGGACGGCCGATATCAAGCGCCGCATCCCACATCGATTTAAAGGCACGCTTCAGGCTGTCTGCCGATGACTCAATCGTTCCCATGTTGTCGCGGAGCGATTTGGTCTGCTCGTTAAACCCGGAGGTCGCAGCATCGTTTGCCGCTTGCAGGGCAGCTGCTTCATCACCGGCCCGCTGCAATTGCGCCACATAGGCTATCTGCTCAGCAGTCACATTGTGAAATTGCTGGGCCATGGCAATCAGCCCGGATGTCGGGTCTGAGGTCAGTTTCCCAAACGCGGCGGCAACCTTATCAACCGGCACACCTGAAGCGTCAGTGAAGCGCGCAACCGCCTGGCTCATATCATCAAAGCGGGAACCCGCACGAACACCCGCATTGACCAGCTCAGTCAGCGCTTCGCTGGTCTGGTTGAATGTCAGTCCTGCGGCCTGCCCGTTTCGTGCCAGAACCAGCATTCTGTCGGCGGTCAGCCCCGCTGAATTCCCTGAGAGCACCAGCGTTTTGTTGAAATCAGACAGCGTTGACGAACCGGCATACCATGCATAGAACAATGCCCCTGTTGCCGCAGACAGCGCTGTAACACCCACCATAACCGGGGAGATAGTGCCCAGCAGCGCGCGGAACGTTGGAATAATACCGCCGAAGGAGTCTTTAACCTGGCCGCCCTGCTGGAGGAGGATAAGCCACGGACTCTGCCCGCCAGCCAGCTGGGTCGCAATATCAGTAAACTGCGCCGGGAGCATACGCATTGCAGCGTTATATTGCCCGACAGATATCACGGCCTTACGGGCGGCACTCTCCTGGCGGGTAAATGACTGCTGCATTCGCAACGCGGCATCATTTGCCGCATCACCCGTCTGCTTAAATTCTTTTTTAACGTAGCTGATCTGTTCAGTGAATTTCGTCGAGTTAACGTCAAGGTTAACGACCAGATCACCGACTGCCGTCTGGGCCATAGCGTACGCCTCCTGAAATTCCTGCTGCCTTTGCCATCAGCGTCTCATCGCCAGGCCCATCGATATCGACAGGATCTGATGCAGAAGAAAGAATGCT encodes:
- a CDS encoding tail assembly protein; translation: MSESVRKVRLYGVLGATFGREYQLAVSSAREAVRALCVIVPGFERFLNNSRQRGLTYAVFSGKQNLDQKALEMDEGGDDIRIAPVIIGSKRGGLMQTILGAALIAVAAFAPWGAAIWASNVVFQVGAALALGGVIQMLSPQTKGLASKQSADNKASYAFGGVTNTTAQGNPVPLLYGKRLIGGAIISAGIYVEDQQ
- a CDS encoding C40 family peptidase translates to MRQKTIDAIMAHAAAEYPRECCGVVAQKNRVERYFPCRNMAAQPTEQFHLCPEDYASAEDWGAITGIVHSHPDATTQPSELDKAQCDLTLLPWHIVNWPEGDLRTIQPRGELPLLQRPFVLGHLDCWGLVMSYFRQEHSIELKDYRVDYPWWENDYPDNFYQDCWYECGFREFDGPPQPGDMVIMQLQADKWNHAGILLDGNMLLHHLYGHLSQRVPYGGYWIERTMKIVRFKNLMR
- a CDS encoding phage minor tail protein L; the encoded protein is MSLNADYQKLEPGNDIRLIEVDGTAFGMSDVMYFHAYNIPHTPEEIAAAGGDETRLPPKSIWWQGTEYKAWPYQIEGLEKSTDGTSAEPKLSVANLDSSITALCLAYDDLVLARVVIHDTMAKYLDDRNFPSGNPLANPTQEKRQTWYIDGRTGETNETVQFVLSSPMDVQGMMIPTRQLHSLCTWCIRNKYRSGDGCDYAGTQYFDKNNKPVSDPSLDECNGTLSACELRHGEGNELPFGGFPGTSLIRS
- a CDS encoding phage tail protein; the encoded protein is MAIETFTWGIQSASQPTTKSEDTIRKAKFGDGYEQVSGSGLNDEKLIFEYSFRGRPEKGLEIYTFLRRHKTKSFIFTPPFGELALWRVQANSLQKVVLGNKLLSVSATFEQAFAP
- a CDS encoding phage tail tape measure protein, which codes for MAQTAVGDLVVNLDVNSTKFTEQISYVKKEFKQTGDAANDAALRMQQSFTRQESAARKAVISVGQYNAAMRMLPAQFTDIATQLAGGQSPWLILLQQGGQVKDSFGGIIPTFRALLGTISPVMVGVTALSAATGALFYAWYAGSSTLSDFNKTLVLSGNSAGLTADRMLVLARNGQAAGLTFNQTSEALTELVNAGVRAGSRFDDMSQAVARFTDASGVPVDKVAAAFGKLTSDPTSGLIAMAQQFHNVTAEQIAYVAQLQRAGDEAAALQAANDAATSGFNEQTKSLRDNMGTIESSADSLKRAFKSMWDAALDIGRPDTAQEMVAKAEAAFKKADEIWNLRKNDGYVNSQARDLYWNDRETARVELENARRKAGAEKEKQDNASREAAAESDRLKYAAQAQSNYAKTQSALEKYTARQNELNKALKDGRILQADYNINLAAAKKEYEDTLKKPSKKTATVRTPAGTRATDTATAQTMELETQLRTLQEHKGINDTISQQRQELWRQQARFSVLEEAAKKRPLSVEEKSLLASKDEVLSRAEMNAKLGDQIAAQERLNRLQDTSQKYVTQMDEKTSSLQSSAGLSSRQAQRMNEEAQLRQGWINAVGTLEDAGYLKESAALKKYYAEQDKLRGDWLSGAKSAWADYADSAGDAYGQMKSVAANTFDGMTQNLANMLTTGKAKWADFTRSTLSMLAQIAIKQAGVGIVGAVGSAIGFAGGGYTGSGGKYEPAGVVHRGEFVFNKESTSRIGVGNLYRMMKGYASGGYVGGGSSSSVGVPFGISVYAPVNVTTEQQGGQQQSQGDQLGRAYQQVIDKSVQDGIRKASRPGGIIWNAMKVR